The Spirosoma oryzicola region ACTCACCCGATTGTCATCGCTTAGCTTATGCCAGTACTTGTGGCCAATGCCGTACCAAAGCTCGAGCAACACCCACCGACCAGCCGGATCGGAGTCTAGACCGATCCGCCAGTTCAGTAGCTGCCGGAAGTGGCGGGGGGTGATATCAGCCCAACCAGCCGGGCCGGTGAATGTCTTAGAGCCGATCTGGACGGTGTTCATGCTGCTGCAGCTTTTGCCGCTGAGCTGCGCTGAGAGCGGTTTGTCCTTTCAACTTTCTGCTCGACAGCCGTCAGCCGGTTCTCCATATTCTTACCGCTATCGACTACGGATTTAGCCAGGTTGTCGACCGATGTAGCCAGTTGTAAATGGCTGGCGGAGTTCTGATTGACAATCTGAAACATCTTTTCCTGCGTTTCCTTGCGGTCATCAGCATGAGACTGAATCAATTCGGTGAGCTTTTTCCAAAGCGTGTAAATCATATACAGCGCAATGGCCGCAAAGGGGGAAATCCTTAAAATTTCGGTGATTATGGGTAGGATATCCATGCCATTTTAAGCGTTTACAATTGTGATAAATACGTCGTCATTCTGGGCTTCCGCTTCCCGCAGAAGATCCATGAGTAGCTTTAAGCCGACGGCTGAACGCTGTACCATGTTGCCCACGCGTTTTGTGCCCACCAGAATACAGCCGTCCGTATCTTTCGTCCAGTTACCGATGTGAATCCGGATGCCAGAAAAGAAGGGCACTTTTAAAAGCTCTGGGAGGACGATACCAAACCGTTTTGATTTGGTTAACTCCACTTTATAGCGACCAGCTGGAATCGCTGTTTCACCCCAAATTTTACCTTCACCTTTGGGGCCGAATCCCCGGATCGGGTCTTCCAGGGTAGCCAGGATCTGCACCGATTTATTTGCCTTGAAAACGGCTAAAACACCACCGGTATAGCTATCCGTACGGTCAATTCGATTAAGCAGCAGTTCCATTGCGGGGGGTGATTATAAATTTTCGGGTAAACGAATACAGCCCGAAAGCGACCGCTATCAAGGCAAATAGAACGATAGCCGCCGTTCGCCATCGTTCCATCCAGGTTTTGTACTTAGGATCGACACCCCAAATGGCTTGCTTTCTGGGTACTTTGGCCAGCACGTCCTTAGCAATAGTGGCCGAATCACACCCGCCCTCGACGCGCGTCTGATTCTTGTCCCGGTAGAGCCGTACCCAGCTGGTCCGATTATGCTCCTCGATGATTACGCGGCTGGTGTCGGTTCGAACAGTGATCACAGCCGAATCGCGGGGTATTGTAACCGCCACCGGTACCGTTACCATTGTGGTGTCCGTGACCGTTTGGCCGTACTTGCGAAAAGCAGACTCGAAAGAAGAGCAACCCGACAACAGGTAAGCGATCAACCCAGCAACAGCCAGCAATAGCAATTGATACCGGCAATCACGAATGGCATTAACCAGGTGAATTAACGCCGTGATGGCGATCACCCGCAGGGTGCAAAACAGGACTCGAAATAGGACACGTGTCATAAGAAACGGTGGTTAAAAACTAACAATAGGTCGATTAATGATTGGGCTACCGCCGGAGGCCTCCGGGGAAGGGTTCGAGGGCGTATCGTTGATCAGGCCAGCTAATTCAGAAAGGAACCGGGAAGACTGCTCATCGAAGTAGGTGATACTACGCTCCAGTGACTTATCACTGGGAGCCGATCGGTAATTGGTCGTTAGCGATTGGGAGATGGCCAGCACCTGAACGCCGTCCTCGGTGATGCTCACCAGGCGTTCGCGCAGGGCACGGGCAACGGTCAAATACACCAGCGCGCGACGGGCAGCATCCAGCTGATCAGCCTGCTTATCCGTTAGGCTCGTACCCAGCAGGCCGGTCAGTTTATCGCCCAGCATCCTGCGAACCGACGACTCCGCCGTGCGCATCGATGCGGCCAGGGTCGAGAAAATCAGCCGCGACGATTTGATGTTGTAGTACCGGTTAAAAATCGCAGCCGATGGGATCAGTTTGCTTTTTTCCTGCTTGTACTCCTCCGATTCTTTGTAAGCTGGAAACGTGTCGAGATTCTGGGCCAGGAACTCCAGCAGCTGCTCGATGCCGTCAAAAATGGTATTCTGCAGCGAACGCGTCATGCGGTCGACCTGCCACTCAAACGCATCGTTGGTATCCGCCGTCTGGGTACGCATCAGTCCCAGATCGGTAATCCGGGCCGTGTTCAGACTGGCATAGCGGAGTAGGACCAGGGCGGCCATCGGCACCCCGACCAGGTTTAGCAATTCTTCTTCGTCCGGATTTGTCGCTCCGTTTTCGCCCAGCTGATCCAGCAGCTGATTGCCCACAAACGTGGAAAGAAACCGCTGGGCTGGTCGAAACGAAGGTGATAGCTGCTCGTGACCGACATCCCCCGAAAAATTAACGAAGCTGCGGACCTGCTCGACCGAGTTAAATATTAGGTTCATACGGCAGTCTCTTGTTTAGCGGTGGTGGCACCGGTGCTCTGGGGAGTCATCACCGTATCCCGAAATTTGAAGGTTAGGCGGGGGAACCGCTTCTTCCAGCCGTTGTACTCCGCGATAAATTTGAGGGGTTCCAGAATGCGGGACCGGTAGGGCGTGGATTTGGCAATGAAGATGTTGTACGCCTGGTTTTTATCCGAGCCGCCGGAGCGCTGGATATCTTTCGACTGAAAGCCAAACAGGGACGGATCGGTGCCCAGCGCATAAAGCAAATTAGCCTGGCCATCGGAGTAGTCTTCGTTGTACTTATTATCCTTCTCCTTATCGTCCAGGACGTGAATGACGACGCCTAATTCGTTCTTGTTATCGTCGAACCACTTGTCGGTTAGAATTGCTTTGTTGGCATTTTCAACGTTGGTCAGCGATTCGGTCATGCCTTTCAGGAACTCATCCCGGATAGCCCGTTTTGCGTCGAAATTAGACTCCGTCCAACGCTCACCGTACACCCGCTCCCAGTACTCCTCCGGCACTTCAATGTGATAGCGCAGGGCCATCTTATTGACCATGCCGAACTTTTTAAACTGGGGAATGCTGGCCAGATAATCCAGCCAGCCCGACGTGCGCACAGCATCCCAAGCCGGCAGCTGGTAGTAGCTCTTACCCGGCGAGGGAAAACAAAGCGGATAAATGAACTTGGGATCTTTCTGGCCACGTACCCACTCGATCCGGTCAGAGCGGTAGGGACTAATGGCCCGAATGAGTTCTGTATCCGCATCGTCTGCGGTTGCTTCGGGCCAGTTGGCATTGAGGTAGACTTTATCCAGTGCACCGGTGCGCTCATCCATGCGGCCCCAGCGGCAATACGCTGTTTCGTTGTTATGCAGCTGGTTGATCTTTTTGCGGTCCCGGCTCATGCAGAACTCCGGAAAGCCGTTCCACCACCAACCCATATCGACCGAAGCCTCCAGCAAGTAACGCTCGAAGGTGGTATCGGTTAAGAAATTGTAGATTTCGTCATCGTCGATCTCTTCATCCGAGTTCAGCGAGGCCGTGGCCATTACGCCACCGGCAACCCAGAGCGCTGCTTTGTCGGCGATCGCCTGGGGGATGATGGTTGACTTGCTGGCCAGCTCAATAATTTTCTGGGGATAGTCATTACCCTCACCCCAGAACGTAATTTTATCGTCACCGGGCGAAAGCATCCGGCGCTTGACTGGCTCAGTGGGCATCACGCCCAGTTCAGCGGGTGAGGTGGGCGTCCCTTTCACGGTAGGGAATCCTTTCAGTGAAACAACCGCCCGAGCCGCTGGCAATAGAGCGATATTCCCCGCATCGTTTAGTGTAACTTCACTCATCGTACCGACTGACCGTTAACTTCTAGGATTAAGTGGAGGTGGATTTTGCGCAGCTGATCGCTGCCAACAGCCCGGATCAGCCGGGTCCATTTAGCTTTGAGCGTTCGTTTGGCCTTCTTTTTGGGGCCAACCTGCTCGAATTGTTCGGTTTTTGTAACCCGACCGCCGTTGACGTGCCAGACGGCCTTTTCATAGCGAATGATCTCGCCACCGGTGCCTTTGTCTTCGTCAGCTGTGCAAAAAGCGATGGCGAAGGGTATAGGAACCCCCCGCGCATCGCAGCTTTCGATGATTGCCAGAGCCTCCTGCCAGGAGAGTAGTGTCGTCGGACGTGTGGCAGACTTACGGTTTACATGGCTCATCGTCGTTTAAGTGAAGCGTTCGGGTTACGGACCGAAATAGGGCGGCAAGTTGCGCCCACAGCGGGGCGAAAAACAGGACAACAATCAATCAGCGTGCACCGCTAATCTCAAAATTGAAATGGCTACCTTTAGGCATGGCAACGTTTAACACCAACAACGCCCTGCGTTTGCTGCTTTACGAGGAAGAATACCTACAGTACTGGCTCGATGCCGGCTACACCAAAGCGGACCGCGCGCGGACCCGGCATCGATTTAAAAATGATCAGCTGAGTCTGGACTTGATTGAGGAGATGCTCGACAAGTGCGGCTTCAAAGTCGCGCAGGAGAAGAAATGGAACAAACCCCAGAAAAAGCTGTGAGTTTGATTCAATCACCTGGCATGATTGGCCCTGCAATTCTGAAAAAACCCAGAAAAACGCGCAGTTTCCGTTTTACGCTTTTTTGAGGGTTAACCGTCGTGCGCTCAGATGAATAGCAGTGAATCGCGTTTCAAATTTGATACGAAAATTTTAGCCTGTTTTTCAACGATTTTCGGCTAAATGGCTGATTTGTAAGGGTCGCTTGCCTGAAAATAATGGTATATCAACTTTTCCCGGTTTCCTGACCCCGCTACGCACTACCGGTGAGTGCAGTTGCAGGGGGTGGCGGGGGTCGTGCATATATGATTGGGCCTTCGACCGGGCCAAATAAAAAGCCCAGCCTTGAGGCTGAGCTTATCGTCATGCTTGCAGTCGATCTTGTAGTCTAGTTACCAAAGACAGCACCCAATAGGTCGGTCTTACCAGGCTCCACAATGGTTAGATACCAGAACACGGTATCCATTGCATCGGTATAGTGGGTGGTCTCATCCTGGGGTACTTCATCGACGTACTTCT contains the following coding sequences:
- a CDS encoding DUF5675 family protein; its protein translation is MELLLNRIDRTDSYTGGVLAVFKANKSVQILATLEDPIRGFGPKGEGKIWGETAIPAGRYKVELTKSKRFGIVLPELLKVPFFSGIRIHIGNWTKDTDGCILVGTKRVGNMVQRSAVGLKLLMDLLREAEAQNDDVFITIVNA
- a CDS encoding DUF6712 family protein yields the protein MNLIFNSVEQVRSFVNFSGDVGHEQLSPSFRPAQRFLSTFVGNQLLDQLGENGATNPDEEELLNLVGVPMAALVLLRYASLNTARITDLGLMRTQTADTNDAFEWQVDRMTRSLQNTIFDGIEQLLEFLAQNLDTFPAYKESEEYKQEKSKLIPSAAIFNRYYNIKSSRLIFSTLAASMRTAESSVRRMLGDKLTGLLGTSLTDKQADQLDAARRALVYLTVARALRERLVSITEDGVQVLAISQSLTTNYRSAPSDKSLERSITYFDEQSSRFLSELAGLINDTPSNPSPEASGGSPIINRPIVSF